From Eubalaena glacialis isolate mEubGla1 chromosome 5, mEubGla1.1.hap2.+ XY, whole genome shotgun sequence, one genomic window encodes:
- the MAD2L1 gene encoding mitotic spindle assembly checkpoint protein MAD2A → MALQLSREQGITLRGSAEIVAEFFSFGINSILYQRGIYPSETFTRVQKYGLTLLVTTDPELIKYLNNVVEQLKEWLYKCTVQKLVVVISNIESGEVLERWQFDIECDKTAKDDSAPREKSQKAIQDEIRSVIRQITATVTFLPLLEVSCSFDLLIYTDKDLVVPEKWEESGPQFITNSEEVRLRSFTTTIHKVNSMVAYKIPVND, encoded by the exons ATGGCGCTGCAGCTCTCCCGGGAGCAGGGCATCACCCTGCGCGGGAGCGCCGAAATCGTGGCCGAGTTCTTCT CATTTGGCATCAACAGCATTTTATATCAGCGTGGCATATATCCATCCGAAACCTTTACTCGAGTGCAGAAATATGGACTCACCTTGCTTGTAACTACTGATCCTGAACTCATAAAATACCTAAATAATGTGGTGGAACAACTGAAAG AATGGTTATACAAGTGTACAGTGCAGAAATTGGTGGTAGTCATCTCAAATATTGAAAGTGGTGAGGTCCTTGAAAGATGGCAATTTGATATTGAGTGTGACAAGACTGCAAAAGATGACAG TGCACCCAGAGAAAAGTCTCAGAAAGCTATCCAAGATGAAatccgctcagtgatcagacagaTCACAGCTACAGTGACATTTCTGCCACTGTTGGAAGTTTCTT GTTCATTTGATCTCCTGATTTATACAGACAAAGATTTGGTTGTACCTGAAAAGTGGGAAGAGTCAGGACCACAGTTCATTACCAATTCTGAGGAAGTTCGTCTTCGTTCATTTACTACTACAATTCACAAAGTAAATAGCATGGTAGCCTACAAAATTCCTGTCAATGACTGA